One genomic window of Corynebacterium massiliense DSM 45435 includes the following:
- a CDS encoding DUF2516 family protein: protein MGIGVIFTVLFFLEKILYGLVALAGIAGTISAAMTRDDAFDAADRQSKTIWVVLLAASSIALVLTTVTAGAVFMLSIIGAVVIGVYWCDVRPQIRSILNGTYGF from the coding sequence ATGGGTATTGGCGTCATCTTCACCGTCCTGTTCTTCCTGGAGAAGATCCTCTACGGCCTTGTCGCGCTCGCGGGAATTGCCGGAACAATCAGCGCCGCGATGACCCGCGACGACGCCTTCGACGCCGCCGACCGTCAGTCCAAGACCATTTGGGTGGTGCTGCTCGCGGCGTCCTCGATCGCCCTCGTGCTCACCACCGTTACCGCGGGCGCGGTGTTCATGCTCAGCATCATCGGCGCCGTAGTCATCGGCGTGTACTGGTGCGACGTGCGCCCGCAGATCCGCAGCATCCTCAACGGCACCTACGGCTTTTAA